The genomic segment TGTAAGCAAAGACGCACTGCTTGCATTGATGTGCCTGAGACCATAGCCAAAGGCGATATAGCCCAATGTCATGGGGATTAGCGCCATATATACTGATACCAAGGCGTTGCCTGTAGAACTAAATAAATTATCGCCAGTAAAAAACAGTGACGGTAGCAACAACAAGGCCCCTAGACCGAAAATGCCGCCCATAGCAGCTTGAGAGTGCACGCCGCTATCAATCATGGCCCGCGCCGCCCACGCATAACTCGCGTAGGTCAACCCCGCCAATAAACCTAAGGCAATCCCCCAAAATTGACGATGTTGCACTGTATGTGCAGTGCCTTGTCCTGCAACTTGCTCAGACACGTGCTCGGCTGCTTGCCCGAGCGACGACAAGTCGGGCATATGTGGCTCACCAAAAGCGAGTAAAGCGATGCCGATTAGGCCAATTACTACACTGCTTAACCAGCGTTTCGTTAGGGAAAGAGTCTTGTTAAAAAGATACTCCAACAAGGCAGCAAACAAAGGGGCACTGCCAATCGATACAACGGTACCTACCGCGACACCGGCCAAGCGCATCGAGCTATAAAACGCGAGTGGATAAATCGCTAGCGCTAACGCGCTCAATAGCAAAATATGCTTTTGCTGCACCAAACAAGCAAATTGCAGTTTCAACTTTTTATAAGCCAAACCCGCTTGAATTATGCCGGCTACTCCCATAGCAAAAGCGCCAATCCCTAGAGGGCTAATATTAGGAGCAAAGCTCGCCGCTACTCCGGTTGTTCCCCATAGAACGGCAGCGAATAAAATAGCCGTTGCTCCACACTGATATGGAGAAAGCCCAACTCGATTAACTATCATGGTCCGCCTTTATTTTTGCCTTCAACATGGTCCAAAGTATAAGTAAGCCAATATTCAAATACTTTGCTAAAAAGACGCAAGGTTTGGTTGAACAGACGTATTATTTGCCTTGGGAGAAAGACCGGGGAGACATACCCACGTAGAGCGAAAATCGCCGGCTAAAGGCTGAAAGGTCGCCATAACCCACCTTTTCAGCGACCAGTTGTACCGGTAAATCAGTATGTGCTAATAAAGCTTTGGCCTTCTCCATTCTAAGTTCAGTAATATACTGCTGAGCAGTCTTAGAAAAACTGGCTTTAAAACGTTTTTTGAATTGGGTTGAGCTTAAACAGGCTAATCGTGCCAACTTGTCGATACTCATAGGTTGTTCAAGATGTGCGTTGATCCAGCTTTGAACGGTGCGCATTTGTTTATCAAGCGTTTGAGAAGCCTGTTGCTGTTCAAGCAACATGCTAAATACGTCGAGAATGGAGCGCTCAATCCCGCTGTCGACCTGGTGCTGTAATTGCTTTTCTATAAACTGCAAGAAACTGGTTAACACAGGGGAAATAGAAAACACCGCTAAACCACTGTTGAGTAAATGAAGAGGTAAGGTATCTAAGTCGGCAACAATAAAGCGTGCTGCTTCATCCGCTTTGAATCCATGTTCAGTGCCA from the Paraglaciecola mesophila genome contains:
- a CDS encoding DMT family transporter — its product is MIVNRVGLSPYQCGATAILFAAVLWGTTGVAASFAPNISPLGIGAFAMGVAGIIQAGLAYKKLKLQFACLVQQKHILLLSALALAIYPLAFYSSMRLAGVAVGTVVSIGSAPLFAALLEYLFNKTLSLTKRWLSSVVIGLIGIALLAFGEPHMPDLSSLGQAAEHVSEQVAGQGTAHTVQHRQFWGIALGLLAGLTYASYAWAARAMIDSGVHSQAAMGGIFGLGALLLLPSLFFTGDNLFSSTGNALVSVYMALIPMTLGYIAFGYGLRHINASSASLLTLMEPVVAAILAVLIVGEVISPLGWFGMLLIMVCLWIQATEKRAGGSIRRQQ
- a CDS encoding AraC family transcriptional regulator: MNNSLSIRAYTKQLQSHVHHAHHQLVLPVQGSIVIEMSSYVGQVTVGECVVVPNGTEHGFKADEAARFIVADLDTLPLHLLNSGLAVFSISPVLTSFLQFIEKQLQHQVDSGIERSILDVFSMLLEQQQASQTLDKQMRTVQSWINAHLEQPMSIDKLARLACLSSTQFKKRFKASFSKTAQQYITELRMEKAKALLAHTDLPVQLVAEKVGYGDLSAFSRRFSLYVGMSPRSFSQGK